Proteins encoded in a region of the Alosa sapidissima isolate fAloSap1 chromosome 19, fAloSap1.pri, whole genome shotgun sequence genome:
- the dio3a gene encoding iodothyronine deiodinase 3a — MKTIKALKNAVICLILLPRFLVAAVMLWFLDFLCVRKMLFKMRETEGNADDPPLCISDSNRMFSLESLKAVWHGHKLDFFKSAHLGHEAPNTEVVQLGDRKPTRILDYAKGKRPLILNFGSCTUPPFMTRLKAFQRVINQYADIADSVVVYIEEAHPSDGWVSSDAPYQIPQHRCLEDRLRAAELMNQEVPGCLVVADSMENSSNAAYGAYFDRLYILQDNKVVYQGGRGPEGYRISELRNWLDQYRHSIENSRNVVIHI; from the coding sequence ATGAAAACCATCAAGGCACTTAAAAATGCAGTCATTTGTCTTATTTTGCTGCCTCGCTTCCTGGTGGCTGCGGTCATGCTCTGGTTCCTCGATTTTCTGTGCGTAAGGAAAATGCTGTTCAAAATGCGGGAGACCGAGGGAAACGCGGATGATCCACCTCTGTGTATCTCTGATTCTAATCGGATGTTCAGCCTGGAGTCGCTGAAAGCGGTCTGGCACGGGCATAAACTGGACTTCTTTAAATCGGCGCACCTGGGACACGAAGCACCCAACACCGAAGTTGTGCAGCTTGGAGACCGAAAACCAACCCGGATTCTTGACTATGCGAAAGGCAAGAGACCACTAATTCTAAACTTTGGTAGTTGTACCTGACCACCATTTATGACACGCCTGAAGGCGTTCCAGCGGGTTATAAACCAATACGCTGATATAGCAGACTCCGTTGTTGTGTATATAGAGGAGGCGCATCCGTCAGATGGATGGGTGAGCTCCGATGCGCCATACCAAATCCCCCAACACCGTTGTCTTGAGGACAGACTGAGAGCGGCAGAGTTGATGAACCAAGAAGTGCCGGGTTGTCTTGTGGTCGCAGACAGTATGGAGAATTCGTCAAATGCCGCGTACGGAGCGTATTTCGATAGACTTTATATACTCCAGGACAACAAGGTTGTGTACCAAGGAGGCAGGGGACCGGAGGGATACCGAATATCTGAACTGAGAAACTGGCTTGATCAGTACAGACACAGTATTGAAAATTCCAGGAATGTTGTCATTCATATATAA